The nucleotide sequence ACTATTCATTTTTGGTAGACTATTGCTGTCATTGCTGTCAAAGAAGGCTTAGTACAACTTGGTTCATTTGACAAGGTACTGctcttttttccttcaaaatatgAGTAAGCAACAATTTTGgtctttaaatataatatgCGTGGCAGTGTCGCAATAGTTcttgaatgtatcaaaattataaaaagatacttaaacacattttttttcgtTACTTAGTTTAGTCCTTTAATCCGTCTTTCATTAGTTAGTTTGGTCTTCAAATGTGTTTTTCATTAGTCAACTTGATccataaaactatttatataaaacacaccttaagatgtttttgtaattttgataccCGTAGAATTCAAGGTTTATAGTAACAACAATGTATCACACATTTAAGGACCGAAATGAATGATTATTGCCTACATATTTGAGAAAACCGTCATTTTTGTTCTTTAATGTGTCAAGCAAGTCCTTGATGtgtcaaaattacaaaacatGATGTGTCTTTGCTAAGTGAGTTTGGTCCTTGAATGTATCTTTCATTAGTTAGTTTGATCCTCAAATATATCTTTCGTTGGTCAAATTAATTAATCCATAAAATTACGGACAAAAGATACacttaaattttcttttttccaattttaataCATTCATGGACTATAATCGCACCGGCCCACATATTCAGAGACCAAAATCACGATTTACTCAAATATTTCACATTTCTTGAAAATCATTATCAAATCACGAGTTGTGTTCAGATTGCAGAAGATCTTGATTTAGTACTCAACATACAAAGGAAATTCAGCTACCTCCAAACCATACCAGGATTGCTTTCATTTCAAAGACCACAACACATACCATTTCAACATCCATGCATTACCAAACCAAATTTCCAAATGATGGAAAGCAATGAAATTTCTAAGAACCAAGTAACCAAACTTAATAATATGCAAGATGAAAGATCCAACTATTTCTCCATGATAGCCATAAACTTAGGTAGAAATCATCCACAAAATGGAACATCAATGCCACCACTTTGGTCACCTCCACTTTCTTTGCCTAACAATCACATTCAACTTCATGAAACAAATAGGATCAATAACACAAGCCACaaagtgaagattgaagagGGTACATTTCATATTGCTAATTATGGAGATCAAAAAGGAAAGGCAGGGTGGTCCTAATTCCTAAACAAATAACATTAGTTGTAGTAATTTGCATAATCACCCTTAATTTTAGTACTTTGCatgtaataattatttatataattatgagAGAGATGGTTGTATTTTGTACCACTGGGATTAGGCCACAACAATGATATGGGTGACACATTTTATGTGTGGCAAATATTCAATCAATCATAGTTATGTActatttcttcttccttttgtGCATTAATGCTAAATATAAATGCAATGCTGATAATATCTGCTACAAATTATTATTGTGCACTAACATTTCACCTTTTCTTCTATTGTGTGAAAGGACATTGATGTTGCCTCAATACCTTGTTGTCGGATCTCAATTGTCTAAATTATTTCTAAGCCATACAAAATGcttatttcatataaaaaaacttGAACATAATTGAAAAAGTTGTAGACTAGGAAGTGTAGAGCATTTATAGTTTGAAGAACATTTTTTTGAACACtgttaccttttttttaaagacaaaaggaaaaatatattaaataaaaataaagaggtACAGAGCTGTGGGACATTAGACCTGGCCCATAATCAGGCCGGATCTTGGGGTGTTCAAATCGCTCAATTGAGCTGGACCACCCTAAGATAtgggtctaaaaaaaattatagtccaGTACTACTACTAAGTACTACCCCACTACTCCTCAGTTTCCagttttcactttctttttccgTTGTCTTGTTTTACGCCTATTAGAATTGGATCCTCTTGCTTTTGATGTTAGGTGGGAGTTTTTTTTGGGATGGTGGTTTGAGtttcctcatgtatacggtagtgaTTTTCACCTTTGATTGTACAtcatatatacggcaccttgtgtttatcttttaaaaaaatttaaatagaatattgttcttttaaaaaaatacatttttattttattacgggTCTCTTTTCACTTACAGAGTCAAGCCTCCGGATTCGTAGAAACGGGCCTGCCCATAACAACCTAATTGAGAATACATCATGATAAAACATTCAGCTGAAACAACCCTAATCAATTCTAACAAAACAAACACTCTTCACGGACGAAAGCACTCTTACCTTGTTTTACTTGTTTcctattttcatatatatatatatatatatatatatatatatatatatatatatatatatatatatatatatatatatatatatatatatatatatatatatatatatatatatatataatttagaaaacaaaGTGAAACTGAAACAATTTTAGTTAAAGTGATAGTAATGATCAATTTACAATTATCTATGATATGCGAACTTCATCATTTACAAATTACAGTTACAAGGTCGAACTTTTATCATCGAATTGACATTTTTCTAGAtaaactaaaacgaaaaaaaataacatgacaaCTTTGtaaatcaaattgaaatttcttcaaaccagtcctcgtgagcttagctcagctgataaagacaatgcataaatatatacaaggttCAGGATTCAAATCCCGACCACCATAAAAAGAAATTTCTTCAAACCAAACATATCTAATCTAATTTACTGAGAAAGCTTTTTCACCAAGCAATTTAAGAGAATGAAAAAGTAGTTCCAATTATAACATTCATAACTTTGATAAATGCTTGTTAGATGGTAGTACTAGACTACTAGTACATGTGTAATAATCATTTAACCAATGGTAGCAAATCTCTCATAACCTCAAGGGAATAAAGATCTCAAGTTACCCGTTACCTGGGCTAGATTGCAAGTGGAGTGGGACAAATGTGTCAGACCTATCCCTATGAAGTGTGGTGCTCCATTTTGTGGgctggttttgaaaatgaaatgcaagaaaaaagagtgataattgaatttgaaagtCTGCATCAAAGCTGTTGTAGGCGACAATTAGTATTTGCCTCTGGTCCCCAACAGCCAACAAACACTACACtctttttcaccaaaaaatctAAGGCCTATGAATGGACGTACAGTACATAGGCAATGCTAAAATGATATTGGGGTCGCTTTATTTGGATACAAATTAGAATAATTGTTCATTTAGAGAATTATTTAAACTTGAGGATCGGGTATAGTCTCTAGATTAATTGCTATCTTTAAGACTTGATATTAAGGAGAGGTCTATATCCTTAGCAAACGTTATTCCGGTTAAACATACGGTAAAAACTTAACCCGTAAACTTAAA is from Medicago truncatula cultivar Jemalong A17 chromosome 1, MtrunA17r5.0-ANR, whole genome shotgun sequence and encodes:
- the LOC11414521 gene encoding protein RICE SALT SENSITIVE 3, translating into MESGLPLLHSLLQHTLRNLCSFPTSSTSSKWVYAVFWRVVPRIFPPPRWEFGGTSLDRSKGNKRNWIIVWEDGFCDFNECEQRKSGCLNERFGADVFFKMSHEVYSYGEGLVGKVAADNGHKWVYSDTQNGCEANYVGPWNASIDHQPRAWEFQLNSGIQTIAVIAVKEGLVQLGSFDKIAEDLDLVLNIQRKFSYLQTIPGLLSFQRPQHIPFQHPCITKPNFQMMESNEISKNQVTKLNNMQDERSNYFSMIAINLGRNHPQNGTSMPPLWSPPLSLPNNHIQLHETNRINNTSHKVKIEEGTFHIANYGDQKGKAGWS